From Bos mutus isolate GX-2022 chromosome 5, NWIPB_WYAK_1.1, whole genome shotgun sequence, one genomic window encodes:
- the TCF20 gene encoding transcription factor 20 isoform X1: MQSFREQSSYHGNQQSYPQEVHGSSRIEEFSPRQAQMFQNFGGAGGGSSGSGGGGGGGRRAAAAAAAAMASETSGHQGYQGFRKEAGDFYYMAGNKDPVATGTPQPPPRRPSGPVQSYGPPQGSSFGNQYGSEGHVGQFQAQHSALGGVSHYSQDYTGPFSPGSAQYQQQPSSQQQQQQQQVQQLRQQLYQSHQPLPQAASQPASGASHLQPMQRPSTLPASAAGYQLRVGQFGQHYQSSATAASSSFPSPQRFSQSGQSYDGSYSVNAGSQYEGHNVGSNAQAYGTQSNYSYQPQSMKNFEQAKIPPGTQQGQQQQQQQQQQQQQQQHPPQHVMQYSNAATKLPLQSQVGQYSQPEVPVRSPMQFHQNFSPISNPSPAASVVQSPSCSSTPSPLTQSGENLQCGQGNVPMGSRNRILQLMPQLSPTPSMMPSPNSHTAGFKGFGLEGVPEKRLTDPGLSSLSALSTQVANLPNTVQHMLLSDALTPQKKTSKRPSSSSKKTDSCPNSEGSSQAEEQLKSPMAESLDGGCSSSSEDQGERVRQLSGQSTSSDTTYKGGASEKAGSSPAQGAQNEAPRLSTSPAVREETASPGAKDTPLSSEGNPKVNEKTVGVIVSREAMAGRVEKPGGQDKGSQEEDPAATQRPPSTGGAKEASHASLPQPEPPGGGSKGNKSGDSNSNHNGEGNGQTGHPAGGSGFTGRTEPSKSPGSLRYSYKDSFGSAVPRNISSFAQYPTGQDKGDFTSHGERKGRNEKFPSLLQEVLQGYHHHPDRRYSRSSQEHQAMAGSLEGATRPNVLVSQTNELASRGLLNKSIGSLLENPHWGPWERKSSGTAPEMKQINLADYPIPRKFEIEPPSSAHEPGGSLSERRSVICDISPLRQIVRDPGAHSLGHMGADTRLGRNERLNPSLSQSVILPGGLVSMETKLKSQSGQIKEEDFEQSKSQASFNNKKSGDHCHPASIKHESYRGNASPGAATHDSISDYGPQDSRPTPMRRVPGRVGSREGMRGRSPSQYHDFSEKLKMSPGRSRGPGGDPHHMSPHMTFSERANRSSLHAPFSPNSESLASAYHTNTRAHAYGDPSAGLNSQLHYKRQMYQQQQEEYKDWGGSSAQGVIAAAQHRQEGPRKSPRQQQFLDRVRSPLKNDKDGMMYGPPMGTYHDPSGQDGGRCLMSSDGLSNKGIELKHGSQKLQQESCWDLSRQTSPAKSSGPPGMSNQKRYGPPHETDGHGLAESTQSSKPSNVMLRLPGQEDHSSQNPLIMRRRVRSFISPIPSKRQSQDVKNSNTEDKGRLLHPSKEGTDKAYNSYAHLSHSQEIKSIPKRESSKDLPSPDSRNCPAVTLTSPAKTKILPPRKGRGLKLEAIVQKITSPNIRRSASSNSAEAGGDTVTLDDILSLKSGPPEGGSGAVPDTELEKRKGEVIAELACPAGQELSGEKPLARSSEEWRGGGDDKVKTETHPDTVAAGKEPPGAMASATSQKPGSNQGRPDGSLGGTAPLIFPDSKNVPPVGTLAPEANAKAEEKESDAVTISPKQEGFPPKGYFPSGKKKGRPIGSVNKQKKQQQPPPPPPQPPQIPEGSADGEPKPKKQRQRRERRKPGAQPRKRKTKQAVPIVEPQEPEIKLKYATQPLDKTDAKNKSFFPYIHVVNKCELGAVCTIINAEEEEQTKLVRGRKGQRSLTPPPSSTESKVLPASSFVLQGPVVTESSVMGHLVCCLCGKWASYRNMGDLFGPFYPQDYAATLPKNPPPKRAAETQSKVKVRHKSASNGSKTDTEEEEEQQQQKEQRSLAAHPRFKRRHRSEDCAGGPRSLSRGLPCKKATTEGSSEKTVLDSKPSVPTTSEGGPELELQIPELPLDSNEFWVHEGCILWANGIYLVCGRLYGLQEALEIAREMKCSHCQEAGATLGCYNKGCSFRYHYPCAIDADCLLHEENFSVRCPKHKPPLPCPVPPLQNKTAKGSLSTEQSERG; the protein is encoded by the coding sequence ATGCAGTCCTTCCGGGAGCAAAGCAGTTACCACGGGAACCAGCAGAGCTACCCCCAGGAGGTGCACGGCTCATCCCGGATAGAGGAGTTCAGCCCTCGCCAGGCCCAGATGTTCCAGAATTTTGGGGGTGCTGGTGGTGGCagcagcggcagcggcggcggcggcggtggtggACGAcgagcagcggcggcggcggcggccgcgatGGCCAGCGAGACCTCCGGCCATCAGGGCTACCAGGGCttcaggaaggaggctggagacTTTTACTACATGGCAGGCAACAAGGACCCCGTGGCCACAGGAACCCCGCAGCCTCCTCCGCGAAGGCCTTCCGGGCCGGTGCAGAGCTACGGACCCCCCCAGGGGAGCAGCTTTGGCAATCAGTATGGCAGTGAGGGTCACGTGGGCCAGTTTCAAGCACAGCACTCTGCCCTTGGCGGTGTGTCTCATTACTCGCAGGATTACACGGGGCCGTTCTCTCCGGGGAGCGCTCAGTACCAGCAGCAGCCTtccagccagcagcagcagcagcagcagcaagtgcagCAGCTGCGGCAGCAGCTCTACCAGTCCCATCAGCCCCTGCCGCAGGCCGCCAGCCAGCCGGCGTCCGGCGCCTCGCACCTGCAGCCCATGCAGCGGCCCTCAACTCTGCCGGCCTCGGCCGCCGGCTACCAGCTGAGAGTGGGGCAGTTCGGCCAGCACTACCAGTCTTCTGCcaccgccgcctcctcctccttcccatcaCCGCAGCGTTTCAGCCAGTCTGGGCAGAGCTATGACGGCAGTTACAGTGTGAACGCCGGATCACAGTACGAAGGGCATAACGTGGGCTCCAACGCACAGGCTTATGGAACACAATCCAATTACAGCTATCAGCCTCAATCTATGAAGAATTTCGAACAGGCCAAGATTCCACCAGGGACCCAgcaggggcagcagcagcagcagcagcaacaacagcagcagcagcagcagcagcaccccccTCAGCACGTGATGCAGTATTCCAACGCTGCCACCAAGCTGCCCCTGCAAAGCCAGGTCGGGCAGTACAGCCAGCCCGAGGTTCCCGTGAGGTCCCCCATGCAGTTTCACCAGAACTTCAGCCCCATCTCTAACCCTTCCCCAGCTGCCTCCGTGGTTCAGTCTCCAAGCTGTAGCTCTACCCCGTCTCCTCTCACACAGAGCGGGGAGAACCTCCAGTGTGGGCAAGGCAATGTGCCAATGGGCTCCAGAAACAGAATCCTGCAGTTAATGCCTCAGCTCAGCCCAACCCCGTCGATGATGcccagtcccaactctcacactGCGGGCTTCAAAGGGTTCGGGCTGGAAGGGGTGCCTGAAAAGCGGCTGACCGATCCCGGCTTGAGTAGTTTGAGTGCCCTGAGTACGCAGGTGGCCAACCTTCCTAATACGGTTCAGCACATGCTACTTTCCGACGCCCTGACCCCTCAGAAGAAGACCTCCAAGAGGCCTTCCTCGTCATCCAAGAAAACAGACAGCTGCCCAAACTCGGAAGGCTCTTCACAGGCTGAAGAACAACTGAAGTCCCCGATGGCAGAGTCGCTGGATGGAGGCTGCTCCAGCAGTTCTGAGGATCAAGGCGAGAGGGTGAGGCAGCTGAGTGGCCAGAGCACAAGCTCGGACACCACCTACAAGGGCGGGGCCTCGGAAAAGGCAGGCTCCTCACCAGCACAGGGTGCTCAGAACGAAGCCCCCCGACTCAGCACTAGTCCTGCAGTCCGAGAAGAGACCGCCTCGCCGGGTGCCAAGGACACACCACTGTCATCTGAGGGCAACCCAAAAGTCAACGAGAAGACAGTCGGGGTGATTGTCTCCCGGGAAGCTATGGCAGGCCGGgtggaaaagcctggtgggcaggACAAAGGCTCCCAGGAAGAGGATCCTGCAGCCACACAGAGGCCACCCAGCACCGGGGGGGCAAAGGAAGCCAGCCACGCGTCACTTCCACAGCCAGAGCCTCCGGGAGGAGGCAGTAAAGGAAACAAGAGTGGAGACAGTAACTCCAACCAcaatggggaagggaatggccagACTGGGCACCCTGCAGGGGGCTCTGGTTTCACAGGCAGGACTGAGCCCAGCAAATCTCCTGGAAGCCTGCGCTATAGTTACAAAGACAGTTTTGGGTCAGCTGTGCCGAGAAACATTAGCAGCTTTGCTCAGTATCCTACAGGACAAGATAAAGGGGACTTCACCAGCCACGGGGAGCGAAAGGGTAGAAATGAGAAGTTCCCCAGCCTCCTGCAGGAGGTGCTTCAGGgttaccaccaccaccctgaCAGGAGGTACTCCCGGAGTTCTCAGGAGCACCAGGCCATGGCTGGCAGCCTCGAAGGAGCCACAAGGCCTAATGTCTTAGTGAGTCAGACCAATGAGTTAGCTAGCAGGGGCCTTCTGAACAAAAGCATTGGGTCCCTGTTAGAAAACCCCCACTGGGGCCCCTGGGAAAGAAAGTCAAGTGGCACAGCTCCTGAGATGAAACAGATCAATTTGGCCGACTACCCAATTCCCAGAAAGTTTGAAATAGAGCCTCCATCATCAGCCCATGAGCCCGGGGGTTCCCTCTCTGAGAGAAGATCAGTCATCTGTGACATTTCTCCACTAAGACAGATTGTCAGAGACCCGGGGGCTCACTCGCTAGGACACATGGGCGCCGACACCAGACTTGGGAGGAATGAGCGTCTCAATCCCAGtttaagtcagtcagtcattcTTCCAGGTGGGCTGGTGTCCATGGAAACAAAGCTGAAATCCCAGAGTGGGCAGATAAAAGAGGAAGACTTTGAACAGTCCAAGTCCCAAGCTAGTTTCAACAACAAGAAATCGGGAGACCACTGCCACCCTGCTAGCATCAAGCACGAGTCTTACCGAGGCAATGCCAGCCCCGGAGCGGCGACCCATGATTCCATCTCAGACTACGGCCCGCAGGACAGCAGACCCACACCAATGCGGCGAGTCCCCGGCAGAGTTGGCAGTCGGGAGGGCATGAGGGGTCGGTCCCCTTCTCAGTATCATGACTTTTCAGAAAAGTTGAAGATGTCCCCTGGGAGGAGCAGAGGCCCAGGGGGCGACCCTCATCACATGAGCCCACACATGACCTTCTCCGAGAGGGCCAACAGGAGTTCTTTGCACGCTCCCTTTTCTCCCAATTCGGAAAGCCTGGCCTCTGCTTATCACACAAACACGCGTGCTCATGCTTATGGGGACCCCAGTGCAGGTTTGAATTCCCAGCTCCATTACAAGAGACAGATGTACCAACAGCAGCAAGAGGAATATAAGGACTGGGGTGGCAGTTCTGCTCAGGGAGTGATCGCTGCGGCTCAGCACAGGCAGGAGGGACCCCGCAAGAGTCCACGTCAGCAGCAGTTTCTCGACCGAGTCCGGAGCCCCCTGAAGAATGACAAAGATGGCATGATGTATGGCCCACCGATGGGGACGTACCATGACCCCAGCGGTCAGGACGGTGGGCGCTGCCTCATGTCTAGTGATGGTCTTTCTAACAAAGGCATTGAACTGAAGCACGGCTCCCAGAAGTTACAGCAAGAATCTTGTTGGGATCTCTCTCGGCAGACTTCTCCAGCCAAAAGCAGCGGCCCCCCAGGAATGTCCAATCAGAAAAGGTACGGACCACCCCATGAGACCGACGGACACGGGCTCGCAGAGTCTACGCAGTCATCCAAACCGAGTAACGTTATGCTGAGACTTCCAGGTCAAGAGGATCATTCTTCTCAAAACCCCTTAATCATGAGGAGGCGTGTCCGTTCTTTTATCTCTCCCATTCCCAGTAAGAGACAGTCACAGGATGTGAAGAACAGTAACACTGAAGATAAAGGGCGCCTCCTTCACCCGTCAAAAGAAGGCACTGACAAAGCGTACAATTCCTATGCCCATCTTTCTCATAGTCAGGAGATCAAGTCCATCCCTAAGAGGGAGTCCTCCAAGGACCTTCCAAGTCCAGATAGTAGGAACTGCCCTGCGGTCACCCTTACAAGTCCTGCTAAGACCAAAATCCTGCCCCCAAGGAAAGGCCGGGGGTTGAAACTGGAAGCTATCGTCCAGAAGATCACATCCCCAAACATTAGGAGGAGCGCGTCCTCGAACAGCGCAGAGGCTGGGGGAGACACAGTTACTCTTGACGACATCCTGTCTTTGAAAAGCGGCCCTCCGGAAGGTGGGAGCGGTGCTGTTCCAGACACTgagctggagaagagaaaaggcgAGGTGATAGCTGAGCTGGCCTGTCCCGCAGGCCAGGAGCTGAGCGGAGAAAAGCCTCTGGCCCGGTCTTCGGAGGAGTGGCGCGGTGGTGGGGACGACAAGGTGAAGACGGAGACGCACCCTGACACGGTCGCCGCTGGGAAGGAGCCCCCTGGTGCCATGGCATCCGCAACCTCACAGAAGCCTGGGAGTAACCAAGGGAGACCAGACGGGTCCCTGGGCGGGACagcacctttaatctttcctgaCTCAAAGAATGTACCTCCAGTGGGCACGTTGGCTCCCGAGGCAAACGCCAAGGCTGAAGAGAAAGAGAGCGATGCCGTGACGATTTCCCCCAAACAGGAGGGCTTCCCCCCGAAGGGTTACTTCCcctcaggaaagaagaaagggagaccCATTGGTAGTGTAAATAAGCAGAAGAAACAACAGCAGCCCCCGCCGCCACCCCCTCAACCCCCTCAGATACCAGAGGGTTCTGCTGATGGAGAGCCAAAGCCAAAAAAGCAGAGGCAGCGGAGGGAGCGAAGGAAGCCTGGGGCGCAGCCCAGGAAGCGGAAAACCAAACAGGCCGTTCCCATCGTAGAACCCCAAGAACCGGAGATCAAGCTGAAGTACGCCACCCAGCCCCTGGATAAAACCGATGCCAAGAACAAGTCTTTTTTCCCTTATATCCACGTAGTAAATAAGTGTGAACTTGGAGCCGTGTGTACAATCATCAACGCCGAGGAGGAGGAGCAGACCAAATTGGTGAGGGGGCGGAAGGGCCAGCGGTCCCTGACGCCTCCGCCCAGCAGCACCGAGAGCAAGGTTCTCCCAGCCTCGTCCTTCGTGCTGCAGGGCCCCGTGGTGACAGAGTCTTCTGTGATGGGGCACCTGGTTTGCTGTCTGTGCGGCAAGTGGGCCAGTTACCGGAACATGGGCGACCTCTTTGGACCCTTTTACCCCCAAGATTATGCAGCCACTCTCCccaagaatccacctcccaagaGGGCCGCGGAAACGCAGAGCAAGGTGAAGGTCCGGCACAAAAGCGCTTCGAACGGCTCCAAGACGGAcactgaggaggaggaagagcagcagcagcagaaggagcagaggagcctggccgcgCACCCCAGGTTTAAGCGGCGACACCGCTCGGAAGACTGTGCCGGAGGCCCCCGGTCCCTGTCCAGGGGGCTCCCTTGTAAAAAAGCCACCACCGAGGGCAGCAGCGAAAAGACTGTTTTGGACTCAAAGCCCTCCGTGCCCACCACTTCAGAAGGTGGCCCCGAGTTGGAGTTACAAATCCCTGAACTACCTCTCGACAGCAATGAATTTTGGGTCCACGAGGGTTGTATTCTCTGGGCCAATGGAATCTACCTGGTCTGTGGCCGGCTCTATGGCCTGCAGGAAGCGCTGGAAATAGCCAGAGAGATG